The Bryobacteraceae bacterium genome includes a window with the following:
- a CDS encoding phage associated protein, translating to MPPAFPAWLEGELDDLSRMDRRRRAARRRELEQMLGVSSTTFSRMLAARGLRFRAAEAGRADEAPAPVESHYSEVFAVQLSSYKQGAGLLMPAEVAIEIAERNGRIPAGSVSADAYRAWARGQGGSRNVLDEPTRHIHLASLGPNHVHQADFSLAINWKIKNNRPVYEQWVYKNKLPAEGEPRLWRFIVTDHCSGAFFVWYAASVGENVMLLVEGLWRAWVKKRCGGRDITDLYPFRGVPRILMIDRGPGTRSEVFRNFLAWLDVRPNICEGPRSKGQVENLHGWWEERFESRFRAEPVESIEQLNDEAVQYAAHLCRTLKHTRHGNPRSDHWEWHINRSFETQLRVPNCSFEVAKRYAVAAAQPVRVAGDGTVRYRGKHYRVPDVLLHRTKLLVEYSPWDYPNVAVRADEMGAPKFVLEPLERNEHGFFSDAAVIGQEFKSRKEGPAQRLVKEARAIAETWPGGRLVTRGYHLEGLEASGIRSRETEISGQAEEAAWSRLDACLEVAARIGRGLEPAEKRLLGRFGGRVTESEIRAVVEEIERGVTAEVIPLRAGQA from the coding sequence ATGCCCCCCGCGTTCCCTGCGTGGCTCGAGGGCGAACTGGATGACCTGAGCCGGATGGACCGCCGCCGGCGGGCGGCAAGGAGGCGTGAATTGGAGCAGATGCTCGGCGTCAGCAGCACGACTTTCAGCCGCATGCTTGCGGCGCGCGGGCTCCGGTTCCGGGCCGCCGAGGCCGGCCGGGCGGACGAGGCTCCGGCTCCGGTGGAGAGTCACTATTCCGAGGTCTTCGCTGTGCAGCTGTCGAGCTACAAGCAGGGGGCCGGATTGCTGATGCCGGCTGAAGTGGCGATCGAGATCGCCGAGCGCAACGGACGCATACCAGCCGGCTCGGTATCGGCCGACGCTTACCGGGCATGGGCGCGGGGGCAGGGCGGCAGCCGGAACGTGCTGGACGAGCCGACGCGGCACATTCATCTGGCGAGCCTGGGACCGAACCACGTCCACCAGGCGGACTTCTCGCTGGCGATCAACTGGAAGATCAAGAACAACCGCCCGGTGTACGAGCAGTGGGTGTACAAGAACAAGCTGCCGGCGGAGGGCGAGCCGCGGCTGTGGCGGTTCATTGTGACGGACCATTGCTCTGGTGCGTTCTTCGTCTGGTACGCGGCCTCGGTCGGCGAGAACGTGATGCTGCTGGTGGAGGGTTTGTGGCGGGCGTGGGTGAAGAAGCGGTGTGGCGGGAGGGACATCACGGACCTGTACCCATTCCGCGGCGTGCCGAGGATTCTGATGATCGACCGCGGGCCGGGCACCAGGTCCGAGGTGTTCCGGAATTTCCTGGCCTGGCTGGACGTGCGGCCGAACATCTGCGAAGGCCCGCGCTCGAAGGGGCAGGTAGAAAACCTGCATGGCTGGTGGGAGGAGCGCTTCGAGAGCCGGTTCCGGGCCGAGCCTGTTGAGTCGATCGAGCAGCTCAACGACGAGGCCGTGCAGTATGCGGCCCATCTGTGCCGGACGCTGAAGCACACGCGGCACGGCAATCCGCGTTCGGACCACTGGGAGTGGCACATCAACCGGAGCTTCGAGACGCAGCTGCGGGTTCCGAATTGCAGCTTTGAGGTGGCCAAGCGTTACGCGGTAGCGGCGGCTCAGCCTGTGCGCGTGGCGGGCGACGGGACGGTGAGGTACCGGGGCAAGCATTACCGGGTGCCCGATGTGTTGTTGCACCGGACGAAACTGCTGGTGGAGTACAGCCCGTGGGATTACCCCAACGTGGCGGTGCGTGCGGATGAGATGGGCGCGCCGAAGTTTGTGCTGGAGCCGTTGGAGAGAAACGAACACGGCTTCTTCTCCGACGCCGCGGTGATCGGCCAGGAATTCAAGAGCCGGAAGGAGGGGCCTGCGCAGCGGCTGGTGAAAGAGGCGCGGGCGATCGCGGAGACTTGGCCGGGAGGACGGCTCGTCACGCGGGGCTACCATCTGGAAGGGCTGGAGGCCAGCGGGATCCGGAGCCGCGAGACGGAGATCTCGGGGCAGGCGGAAGAGGCGGCGTGGAGCCGCCTGGATGCCTGTCTGGAGGTTGCCGCGCGCATCGGGCGCGGCCTGGAGCCGGCGGAGAAGCGGCTGCTGGGACGGTTCGGGGGGCGCGTCACCGAGAGCGAAATCCGGGCGGTGGTGGAGGAAATCGAGCGCGGCGTGACGGCGGAAGTGATTCCGCTGCGCGCTGGGCAGGCGTAG
- a CDS encoding ATPase AAA, with amino-acid sequence MTIREAVQKTGLSYRRLAEMTGVSKSTLERLVNDGELPVRRRTQVMDALAAVLAEHGLSSEPIEMPGGELLGRSKEAEPMKLDPAILQHFRFTADPFVNDVEDDADVFRYKTYSKIDRQIREAIDECAMVAVVGPVGSGKTTMMDGIEADLAQRGDVICKPRIKDKEKLSDSHLTRALLFAMTGETAKIPANAEDQGRLLSRTLLALRMGHEGGRRVVLYIDDAHHCNAPVLRALKAFHEEKAGRHRLLAIVLVGTEELPKKLYRTPEIGHRTRMIEIPPVFVREYLEFKLKRVGSSIEQVFETAAAEALFARFRRKPGVPALGYPLEINNVCSQVLMKMWSTLDVQPGMRVPARVVDMAGGSTQRAA; translated from the coding sequence ATGACGATTCGGGAGGCCGTGCAGAAGACGGGCTTGAGCTACCGCCGGCTGGCTGAGATGACCGGGGTGAGCAAGAGCACGCTGGAACGGCTGGTGAACGATGGGGAGCTGCCGGTCCGGCGGCGCACCCAGGTGATGGACGCATTGGCGGCCGTGCTGGCCGAGCACGGCCTGAGCAGTGAACCGATCGAGATGCCGGGGGGAGAACTTCTCGGCAGGAGCAAGGAGGCTGAACCGATGAAACTGGATCCAGCGATCCTCCAGCACTTCCGCTTCACGGCGGATCCGTTCGTGAACGATGTGGAGGATGACGCCGACGTATTCCGCTACAAGACGTACTCGAAGATCGACCGCCAGATCCGCGAGGCCATCGACGAATGCGCGATGGTGGCCGTCGTCGGCCCCGTGGGCTCTGGCAAGACGACGATGATGGATGGCATCGAGGCGGATCTCGCCCAGCGCGGAGATGTGATCTGCAAGCCGCGGATCAAGGACAAGGAGAAGCTGAGCGACAGCCATCTGACGAGGGCGCTGCTGTTCGCCATGACGGGCGAAACGGCGAAGATCCCGGCCAACGCCGAGGACCAGGGCCGCCTGTTGAGCCGGACGCTGCTGGCGCTGCGGATGGGCCACGAGGGCGGCCGGCGGGTGGTGCTCTACATCGACGACGCGCACCACTGCAACGCCCCGGTGCTGCGGGCTCTCAAGGCATTCCATGAGGAGAAGGCGGGCCGGCACAGGCTGCTGGCGATCGTGCTCGTCGGCACGGAGGAATTGCCGAAGAAGCTGTACCGGACGCCTGAAATCGGCCACCGGACGCGGATGATCGAGATCCCTCCCGTATTCGTGCGCGAATATCTCGAGTTCAAGCTGAAGCGGGTGGGCAGCTCGATCGAGCAGGTGTTCGAGACGGCGGCTGCCGAGGCGCTATTTGCGCGCTTCCGGCGCAAGCCAGGGGTGCCGGCGCTCGGTTATCCGCTCGAAATCAACAACGTCTGCTCGCAGGTGCTCATGAAGATGTGGTCGACGCTCGACGTGCAGCCGGGCATGAGAGTGCCAGCGCGTGTGGTCGACATGGCCGGAGGGAGCACGCAGCGGGCTGCGTGA
- the tyrS gene encoding tyrosine--tRNA ligase, whose amino-acid sequence MVFVAFLPVEEQLAYLRKGFEEIIREEELKERLEESRRDNRPLRVKVGFDPTAPDLHLGHTVLIRKMKHFEDMGHRVIFVIGDATGLIGDPTGRNALRPPMTREEIDRNAETYKQQVFKILDPAKTEVRFNSEWLGKLGFEGMIRLASRYTVARMLERDDFTKRFQSGVPIAIHEFLYPLAQAYDSVALEADVELGGSDQKFNLLVGRDIQREYGQRPQIIATTPLLEGLDGVEKMSKSKGNYVGITEPPDVMVKKLMSISDDLMWRYYELLTDLTTEEIAALKRSGRNPRDLKLDLAERIAADFHPAEEARAAREKWIHDVSQGQVPEDLPVVECPDPRLRQCLLAAKIAPSGTEADRLAKAGAVEVDGAVVRSPAERLTPGEHVIRAGKKWARVRV is encoded by the coding sequence ATGGTTTTCGTGGCATTTCTCCCTGTTGAAGAGCAGCTGGCCTACCTGCGCAAGGGCTTCGAGGAGATCATCCGCGAAGAGGAACTGAAGGAGCGGCTGGAGGAAAGCCGCCGGGACAACCGCCCGTTGCGCGTGAAAGTGGGCTTCGATCCGACGGCGCCGGATCTGCATCTCGGGCATACGGTGCTGATCCGGAAGATGAAACATTTCGAGGACATGGGGCACCGCGTCATCTTCGTCATCGGCGACGCCACCGGGCTGATCGGCGATCCGACGGGGCGCAATGCGCTGCGCCCGCCGATGACGCGCGAAGAGATCGACCGCAACGCGGAGACGTACAAGCAGCAGGTGTTCAAGATTCTGGACCCGGCGAAGACGGAGGTCCGGTTCAACTCTGAGTGGCTGGGCAAGCTGGGCTTCGAAGGCATGATCCGGCTGGCGTCGCGCTACACGGTGGCGCGGATGCTGGAGCGGGACGATTTCACGAAGCGGTTTCAGTCCGGCGTGCCGATCGCGATTCACGAGTTTCTGTATCCGCTGGCGCAGGCTTACGATTCGGTGGCGCTGGAGGCGGACGTCGAGCTGGGCGGCTCGGACCAGAAGTTCAACCTGCTGGTCGGGCGCGACATTCAGCGCGAGTACGGACAGCGGCCGCAGATCATCGCGACGACGCCGCTGCTGGAAGGGCTCGACGGCGTCGAGAAGATGTCGAAGTCGAAGGGCAACTACGTCGGCATCACGGAGCCGCCTGACGTGATGGTCAAGAAGCTGATGTCCATCTCCGACGACCTGATGTGGCGGTATTACGAGCTGCTGACGGACCTGACGACGGAGGAAATCGCGGCCCTGAAACGCAGCGGGCGCAATCCGCGGGATCTGAAGCTGGATCTGGCGGAGCGGATCGCGGCCGATTTCCATCCTGCGGAAGAGGCGCGGGCAGCGCGCGAGAAGTGGATTCACGATGTCAGCCAGGGGCAGGTTCCGGAGGATCTGCCGGTGGTGGAGTGCCCGGATCCGCGGCTGCGGCAGTGCCTGCTGGCGGCGAAGATCGCGCCGTCGGGAACCGAGGCGGACCGGCTGGCCAAGGCGGGCGCGGTGGAGGTGGACGGCGCCGTGGTCCGGTCGCCGGCGGAACGGCTGACGCCGGGCGAGCACGTGATCCGCGCCGGGAAGAAATGGGCGCGGGTGCGGGTGTAA
- a CDS encoding ABC transporter permease codes for MTRAEFQENLLVALDTLRAHKVRSALTLLGIIIGVTSVISVAAIINGLNRYISDRIEQLGSRSYFVGRMGFGIDPGRPPEHVRKRKYLEYDDAEKVKELAPAVEKITAMGTRAFFFGAANEARYGGQRVENVILRGANADYCEIIPLFSIEQGRMFTPAEDARSAPVAVIGAGLANSLFGRADPIGKTILVNGAPYEVIGVFAPDEGFLGGPGVDQFVLVPLNTFRKHNPDMKEVFLAFTVHRDVPPQVAIDQVTEALRRIRKVPHNAENDFELFSSDFLTNLWNQLTGAIVILTTVISSIGLLIGGVGVMNIMLISVTERTREIGIRKAIGARASDIRVQFLLEAVTLTMLGGLIGLAAGYGIALAVRSAIPMIPAYVSVLWTVLGVTLSALTGIVFGYWPADRAARLDPVVSLRYE; via the coding sequence ATGACGCGCGCCGAGTTTCAGGAGAATCTGCTGGTGGCGCTGGACACGCTGCGCGCGCACAAGGTGCGTTCTGCGCTGACGCTGCTCGGCATCATCATCGGCGTGACGTCGGTGATCAGCGTGGCGGCGATCATCAACGGGCTGAACAGGTACATCTCGGACCGCATCGAGCAGCTGGGCTCGCGCAGCTATTTCGTCGGGCGGATGGGATTCGGCATCGATCCCGGACGTCCTCCGGAGCACGTGCGGAAGCGGAAATATCTGGAATACGATGACGCGGAAAAAGTGAAAGAGCTGGCGCCGGCGGTGGAGAAAATCACGGCGATGGGCACGCGGGCGTTCTTCTTCGGGGCTGCCAACGAGGCGCGGTACGGCGGGCAGAGGGTGGAGAATGTCATCCTGCGCGGAGCGAACGCCGACTACTGCGAGATCATCCCGCTGTTTTCGATCGAGCAGGGACGGATGTTCACGCCGGCTGAAGATGCGCGGTCCGCGCCGGTGGCGGTGATTGGCGCAGGGCTGGCGAATTCGCTGTTCGGCAGGGCGGATCCGATCGGCAAGACGATCCTCGTCAACGGCGCTCCCTATGAGGTGATCGGGGTCTTTGCGCCGGACGAGGGATTCCTCGGAGGCCCCGGGGTGGATCAGTTCGTGCTTGTGCCTCTCAATACGTTCCGCAAGCACAATCCGGACATGAAGGAAGTGTTCCTGGCGTTCACGGTCCACCGGGATGTTCCGCCGCAGGTGGCGATCGATCAGGTGACCGAGGCGCTCAGGAGGATCCGGAAGGTCCCCCACAACGCGGAGAACGATTTCGAGCTGTTCAGTTCGGATTTTCTGACCAATCTGTGGAATCAGCTGACGGGCGCGATCGTGATCCTGACCACGGTGATCTCGTCGATCGGATTGCTGATTGGCGGAGTGGGCGTGATGAATATCATGCTGATTTCGGTCACCGAGCGCACGCGCGAGATTGGCATCCGGAAGGCGATCGGGGCGCGCGCGTCCGACATCCGGGTGCAGTTCCTGCTGGAGGCGGTGACGCTGACGATGCTGGGCGGGCTGATCGGGCTGGCGGCAGGGTACGGGATCGCACTGGCGGTGCGCTCGGCGATTCCGATGATTCCGGCGTACGTGAGCGTGCTGTGGACTGTGCTGGGGGTGACGCTGTCGGCGCTGACCGGGATCGTGTTCGGATACTGGCCGGCGGACCGCGCGGCGCGCCTGGATCCGGTGGTGAGCCTGCGGTACGAGTAG